acacctagaaaagtagaatgaaaatcaagatgaaaatactgttaaaaagaaaaaaatacattattcccatataactgcttggtacattttaatatatgtatttttttttttaccaaaccttagttttctaatttctatattgttcccaaaacagagaacttgggaaataacacatcacttaattagcccagaagtccaattaaaaacagaagctggttggccCAGGACCGAGGTTTGGAAACACTGCACTAAAATACAAACCCCATCACACTTGGGTTGGCACTGTAGTTCCACTAATTCCTGAAATAGTCATGAGTAAGGAAAATCATTAAATGTAAAAAGGTACAAACTGCACCTACCTTGTCATAACCATCCAGTTCCCTGAGCTTCTTAATCTCAAACAGGTTTCCTTCCACAGCAAGCAAGGACACCTGGGAATCAGTCAAGATAGCCAAGGGAAGAGAATACAACTCCAGGCAGTTCTCCTCTAGTCTCAGGACCTTCAAACGTGGACAGCGGGCCACATCTGGGGATACAGATGAGATCTGGAGGCAAAAAATTAAGGAGACAGGTACACAGAGAAAAGGAAGTGTATTTTGAAATGGACATACTGTAGACCTCCCATGAGATattcaaaaaagaacataatCACCATTGTCTTCAGCATTATTTACTTAAGAAATCTGATGGGGCCAGAGATTGATCTCTTTGTTGATATTACACAATGCAAAATATGGCTCTCTGGTTTACTGCTTTCAAATAATGTGTATTGCATTGGTCATATTTCATTAATCGTTCATACATAGCTAGTGACTAGGTGGCTTTGGAACATGGCCAAACAGAGCAAGATTAGTTTGCTCAGACACCTTCAAACCTTTATTTTAGAAAGGACACAATGTGTTtcttttcctcaattttttttcttcattgatatATCATTACTTGAGACTCTTTAGAGTTAGAAAAGCTTTAAGTCTCACATTCACTTACTAAgcaggtatactgtatatgtgtttatacAGAACATAACAGTGTGAGCATAATTTATTTCATATTACTAAAAACTTGTCTTTAAAGGGCACGTAGGATAGGCCTTTAACTGTTTTTACAGATAAAGTAAATTCAAAGTATTTTCAAAACAGCTAAAGCTATTAATGGAGAATTCTAGGTTAACTCATATCATTACAGACTGTGCTTTGATGTTATTACAATAACTTATTTTTGGacatatattttattcttttgcttTACTCAACTGTGATACTTAAACTGTTAAGAAAGCGTGCATTTCCTTTACTCACTATaccaaaaaataaactgcaatagACTCAAGAAGAAACCTTAAAATGGAATACCAAACTATTACATTTAGAAACACCACCACAAAAACTCAGATTAAGGCAAAAAAAGACCTGCCTGACATAATCTTTAATTCACTGTAGGAGTAAACTAAGATGCAAATGCCACTCTTCTCTgtattttaattctaattaaGGACAGTAAGAATAAAGGTGGGGGCAGCAATCCGTCTATTTTCATAACCCTACATCTTCTTGATTTATAATCAGCAGGTGCAAAGCCTAGGAACATCAACAAGAGAAAGACGGAAGCCTGCCTTTGATTGGGACATCAGCAATAATGAATTGTAACCTTCTCTGCTGTGCCTCCCTGGCATTTTCATTTAGCTGAAAGgcgtttttaagaagacttttgtATACAGACTTCTTCTTTGTCTCTGTTTTTGCCTCTCCAGCCTTGCAGTTTATTATCTAATCATACCAATCTTCCATGGTCATAACAGTAGCCAGATGAAAAACTGGATAAAACCAAAGGTTAgcaaggaccaggagatgaattgCTTTTATGGATAATCTAAATTGCCAGTTGTTATTTGTTCATAGGAAACTATAAGTTAATTGAGTGTGAAAAAAAGACATTATAAATGTCGTAGCCGTAAACTAGATGGCTGCCTCTAATTATGATAATTATTTGTTACTGGTTTTTACACACAACTCTGGACACCACATGTATTGCGCCACCATCTTAAATTACTTGTGCATGATGTTACACATAACACACATGTGAAAAGATTAGTGCAGAAAGGATGTAGAAGTTCTCTAAATGTCATTACAACATGTGGCATTAAAAACTAAGCCAGATCTAGCCCAAAACAGGGAACTAAATTAAAAAGACCTTATGGTTGAACCTTTGAAGATCTGCTTAGTTCAACATGTCCCTACATGGATACAAGTCCTTGCCTGAACACAAATTACTTGAAAGGAAGCAAATTAAAAACACCAAAGCCAAAAGAAGCTTAAAAACTATACTTGAGGACGAAGACAGAAAGATGTTATGTAAAAACTCAACTAATCAAAGAAaaactacactgtgtgcacaattattaggcaagtaagtattttgaccatatcaccatttttatgcatatattccaactccaagctgtataaaCCTGAATACTTACTGGATTTAAGAATATCAAGTGATGTGTATtggtgtaatgagggagggtgtggtgtaaggagatcaacaccttatatcaaggtgtgcataattattaggcagcttgttTTCTTCaagcaaaatgggccaaaaaagagatttaactgaccctgaaaagtcaaaaatggtAAAAGGTCTTTCAGACTCTTGAAATTACTAAGATATTTGGGTGAGATCACAGACCAATCACacgttttgttgcaaatagtcaacagggtcgcaagaaacatgTTGAGAAGAAAAGACGCAAATGAACTGTacagatttgagaagaatcaaaacgtgaagctaccaggaacccattatcctccagtgctgtcatattccagaactccaacctacctggagtgcccagtaGTAGAAAGTGTTCAgtgctcagagacatggccaaggtaaggaaggCTATAACctgaccaccactgaacaagatacataagttgaaacatcaagactgggccaagaaatatctgaagacagatttttcaaaggttttatggactgatgagatgagagtgactcttgacggACCAGACATTCCAGTagtgggcacagagctccacttcgaCTCAGATGCCAGAaaggtggaggtggggtactggtatttgctggtattattaaagatgagctagttggacctttttgggTTGAAGATAAGACTCAAAATCagctcccaaacctactgccagtttttagaaGACACTTTTTTCAagcagtgatacaggaaaaagccTGCATCTTCAAGATGACCATGATTTTTACGCAGGACAATACTCCATCGCATGCATCGAGTTACTCCACTGCATggctagccagtaaaggccttaaagatgaaagaataatgacatgaccctcttcctcacctgacctaaaccctatcgagaacttctGAGCCCTTCTTAAACAGGAGATTTAAAGGGAAGGAAAACAGTACACCTCTCTGAACAATGTTTGGGAAGCTgttgacagactccatgaatagaaggcttatgactgttattgaaaagaagggtggctatattggtcactgattttttttggaatgtcagaaatgtttatttgtaaattttgagttgtttattattctcactttaacagaGGAAAATAAACAATTGAGATGGGAAAATGTTAGTTTTTCCTTTAGTTatgtaataattctgcacactaatagttgcctaataattatgcacacatatgtattcccccgAGAATGTTCAGactcacatttcctttgtaaaacattcaggtttattaacattttggattgactgatagcactgtatttgttccattttaaaattaatcctcaaaaatacaacttgcctaataattgtgcacacagtgtacaaaacTCAACCAATCAGACAAAAACTAATCATGCTTCTCTTATGCCCCTAATCATTACTTACAATGAGGCTACTCCTCTTGGctttgaaaaaatgaaaggagGTGACAGACCATCACACCAGTGTAGGATTTAGAACACAATCATGGAGAATAGAATGCATAGTTGTATAGTATAGATTTCCCAGGGAGAGGGTAGGTTGCCAGTTGTCATGATCTCATTGTTTTACAATTGATTACAgactttagattatttttttacttattctctttttaatgtattattttaatgtatattcttttgtcatttattttatgatGGTATTATGCTGCATTTTACTTTGCATTTATGGACACTAGCTCATTGCTGTGGTGCTATTGAGCTTACATCAACTGATAACATGTTAGATGTCATCTCATTGAACACCAATGGGTTGTAACTGCTCCTAACCTGAACTTTACcttaaaaatcaagaaaagacattttacaaaaagaagtaTCTAAGtatgggatttaaaaagatctccaaacaagATCGGAGAGTAGCTCAGAGACTaaagatctgtgctggcaatcggaaaggttgcaggtttgaatcccataaatggcaagtgtgactctactctgttggtcccctgagcaaggcccttaacctgcaattgctcgatcctgggtatgacgttaatctgcatctagacccgcaagtaggtcctccaactttcagggaaaacttgagggttggtggcaggattggcactccagccactgtaaaaaaaaccttgcactgttcagtgtggtgctgaggtgtcacctgttgcaagGCGGCACTCAGATCTTAATccgggtggtttgtcgtgtggtgggtgctgcaacacaCTGTAATAAGCACGCGCTCCCAACCACTCTCTCCAAACAACAGTAAACTGACCATTCCACTGTCTCGAAGATCATCAGTGGAGAAAACTTCAAACAGCTGTCAAATTGTACAGTATGACACCCCTCAAACATCAgtcagctgaaagaattctgcatgggGGAGTGGGAAAAACAATTTAGACAGGAAATGCCTACTACAAGCTGTTTCTTCCATAGGGGGCACAACCAGCTGAGGGTGCACTTTTTCCACAGACAAAAACAGCATATTTAGTCATTTTTTAATCAATTGATTATTGCAAGAAGAAACTTTCATTGTAATAAAGCCCCCGTTGCAACACCTTTATCTgaagatactgtttaaataaagattacacttcatatgtacacatatattacaAACGAAAAAACCTTTCATGgtatgtacttactttttcacatgactgtgtatttaaactttttttaatcttGCATATAATTAAGCAGCACTGTGATCATGTACCCTtgataaatcacaaaataaatgtgaacAGAACTGAATTATTTTTGGGTATTACATTTCCTACTCTTTTCATATGGCAACACTAATGACTCATTTCTGAACCATAACAGAAGTCAATGTTGCAGTTTGACAGTCCTGGTAATTCCAAATCTTTTTTACCTGGTTCTGATTTAAGTTGAGCTCTATGGTCTGAAGCTCTTGCACATGGTCTGGGATGACATGAATATGATTCTTGGACATGTCCAGCAAGTCCAAATGTCTAAGTGAACCCAAGTGTGCTGGAAATTCTTTGAAACGATTGCCAGAGAGGCCAAGTGTACGCAAAGCACTGAGCTGTCCTACAGTGGCTGGCAAGTGCTTCAGCTGGTTCCCGTTGAGATGTAGAGTTTCCAGTTTCTTCAACTTCCCAATCTCATCAGGAATGAAGGCTGAAAGCAAAACACAAacgcaattgaaaaaaaaaaataacaggcaCATAAATTTTATCTCCTTAACATCTCAGATAATGGAATATTACAACAGGTAGATACTACAACATGAATGTTAGAAAAAGAAGAGCGTGGCCGGCCAAGCTGACAATCTCACCAAGTTTGTTGCAGTTCAGAGTAAGACTCTTGAGCACTGAGAATACACCAATGAAGCTGGGCAACACTTCAATCTTGTTATTGGACAGATCAACTGTTCGCAGGCTGGATAACCTCTGAAGCTCttcaggaaactgaaaatgataaaatattaacattgaaAGTGGGTAGGTACGAGGGTTGTCCTACGTTTCAGGTTAACTGTGGTATTTTGGACTATTGatctgactattttttttttgccatggaGATGCCTCAGTGCCAAAgcaattattgaaataaaatcaGAAGCAATCATATTTGTAATggaaaggaaaattaaaaggATACAGGCAATAAAATTCACATTATTCTGCCATCATCttaatttacacattttattacaaaatatgttGTGATATCAGTGTAAACCCAAGGTCACAATAAAGTTACTAgtttatacagggtgacacagaaaaacgggaacttttgaaaaacccaataaaaatagaagaaatccaacaaaaaaaatttattgacagcaattgaaccactacaacttgccttttaagagacagtaatccaaattatcaatgtctgaaaattacgtcctgtagatggcgtcctcctgtacgtatgcaaacttccaatctgctgttgtggttccccattgatcgctgcaacatctcagctgggataccacgaatttcgtcttgagttctttgtttcaattcattcagtgtccttggccgagtcgtagacccgactcttaaggtagccccacaagaaaaaaatcacaaacggacaaatccgttgatcttgagggccagggaatgtcactgaatcttgagatgacacggttaccgaacaattctcgcacagctgccattgattgccttgcaattgattactaaatggcgagattttgtacagctcaaggtccctgttctgcagtgctgccaactgtacatggctgccactacgcatttcaaaagttcccgttgttctgtgtcaccctgtataaatCAGCCATTTAATATAGTAAGAATTAGTTGGTGAATTACACCGTTCTAGCTATTTAGACTGTTAGGAACATAACAGGAGCAAAAACGTTAACATTGATTATCAGGCTGTCAGATAAATTAAATGCCAGCCCAGCTTGTTTAGTGCTAAGACTAGTGAGTAGCAGCATACGAACATTATTACTGTTATGGTGTGATTAGTTTTGGATTTCCTGTACTTCTTGTGAAGCATTACTAGGTTCTTTAAGTTATCTTATACTTTTATATTATACACATCTATTAATCATTTGCCACATGATGGAaagtgaatatactgtacattattaagATTATCTGATATACTTATTTGGGTGACTCTGTAGAATGCGTACAGTTTGACAAGCTATTTACTAACCCATTTAGAAGACATTTTTGGTTGTTTAATGCAACAGAAAAAGGCAAATACATGGTAAAAGGGAGCCTAAGATTTTATTGTATATCCTGATATTATAACACAAACATGCAAGTTTCCTTTTGTCTTTACCTCAGGAAACAGCAGTGGTTGTGATTTTTATATTAATTGACTTTAAGCTTATGTTtgaatatatctttatttttgctctctctctttttggAATTACATTTCTCATAAGTATACTTTGATAGGGTACCAACCCATTAATGCGGTATTTTATTCTCTTACATGTAAATATTTTCGCTCCTCGGTTTTTCCAATTACCAACAATTTGCAAAACTGTGAAACATAATGTGACCTACAGAGAAGTGTCTATAGCTCATTTTGTGTCCGTTGCACCTCATGTGCTAACTGTGCAGGAGAATTACTAATGTTATACTAAAAGcacaaaaagagaagaaaaaaaatctacaaatcaaacatttttctgtgtatAAAATCCATATGCTGCatatatatttttcacaaaacAAACATGCAGTTTCTCAGGTTACTAGACTCTAAACAAAATTTAACAGAACCAGGTAAAGTCCTAGTGAATGAAAATAAGGTGAAGTTAGCAGCTATATAAGAAGTATTTTAGAGCATAACTACTAGCATGTGCATAGGTGCAAATGAAGGGAAATGAGCAGCTCTTGCTCAGGATACATTACTTCTTGCAATGGTGTTTGCTCTTGTTAAATGTCACTTTTATA
The nucleotide sequence above comes from Polypterus senegalus isolate Bchr_013 chromosome 18, ASM1683550v1, whole genome shotgun sequence. Encoded proteins:
- the lrrc57 gene encoding leucine-rich repeat-containing protein 57; the encoded protein is MGNSALKAHLETSQKTGVFQLTGKGLAEFPEELQRLSSLRTVDLSNNKIEVLPSFIGVFSVLKSLTLNCNKLAFIPDEIGKLKKLETLHLNGNQLKHLPATVGQLSALRTLGLSGNRFKEFPAHLGSLRHLDLLDMSKNHIHVIPDHVQELQTIELNLNQNQISSVSPDVARCPRLKVLRLEENCLELYSLPLAILTDSQVSLLAVEGNLFEIKKLRELDGYDKYMERFTATKKKFA